Proteins from one Corticium candelabrum chromosome 4, ooCorCand1.1, whole genome shotgun sequence genomic window:
- the LOC134179069 gene encoding uncharacterized protein LOC134179069, with translation MADAVPTDPWRSLPKCYSYVAERLRLNAVLLRRLLEKEIITRDDYDELMNESVTMTKRIDNLLLYILPTRPPTTFTVFCDILDVVGQPHIANTLRIENRHRLEANSSSAVVRDQEKVPEHVEETEALEEQGVGPDEETKEAKQEKQKGKPKKQKRITKKQEVGKLVTRTDKFKSITGTKRPARVGQNYSKRIQTVASTKNYVTYNALHLRGKARREDEKPCKTKRTTARKRKGGDRAADSIEKENKLFNMAREYSKIRGPSHQGKESVQSWKPWRLHMPHCSRPYGKVGEIEGRLAVAGPGSDGKLHVLTKNQDRWDTFTRDSGIITSVVCHQDVCLVLVNDKRKHQLVVEQFCLTGSNKCIWCPLTVLPNELQLLHNVSFALHDNSLYAVGGKNSKTGEKVSTVRVYDLQSSHWSELDDMHKKRSDCSTVVTDNTIIVAGGFTDGDHSSNAVECVDVRMSKRISMTSTTNHRCTLTAVNNKPVVTGGEKDRSPSNVVEIYEKRCSKWRPLPPMKSKRRGHGALTMNEDLIAVGGLDKHEGNLTTIESIHCD, from the exons ATGGCTGACGCTGTCCCAACTGATCCCTGGCGGTCACTCCCAAAATGCTACAGTTACGTCGCTGAGCGTTTGCGGCTGAACGCGGTACTGCTCCGTCGCCTTTTGGAAAAGGAAATCATTACAAGAGACGACTACGACGAATTAATGAACGAATCTGTAACGATGACGAAGAGAATAGACAACCTGCTATTATACATTCTTCCCACGCGACCTCCTACAACGTTTACAGTCTTCTGTGACATTCTAGATGTCGTTGGACAGCCGCACATTGCAAACACGCTAAGGATAGAAAATCGGCACAGACTAGAAGCAAACTCTAGCTCTGCAG TTGTACGTGACCAGGAAAAGGTTCCAGAACACGTAGAAGAGACGGAAGCGCTAGAAGAGCAGGGAGTGGGGCCGGATGAAGAAACAAAAGAGGCAAAGCAAGAAAAGCAGAAAGGTAAACCGAAGAAGCAGAAACGTATAACGAAAAAACAGGAAGTTGGAAAACTCGTAACAAGAACTGACAAATTTAAATCGATAACTGGAACAAAGAGGCCTGCAAGGGTTGGACAAAATTATTCAAAGAGAATACAAACAGTTGCAAGTACCAAAAATTACGTGACCTACAACGCCCTGCATCTACGGGGGAAAGCGAGAAGAGAAGACGAAAAACCTTGCAAAACTAAAAGAACAACCGCAAGGAAACGAAAAGGAGGTGATAGAGCAGCAGATAGTATTGAAAAGGAAAACAAGCTTTTCAATATGGCACGCGAGTATTCGAAGATAAGAGGTCCTTCTCATCAG GGCAAAGAAAGTGTACAATCATGGAAACCGTGGAGATTGCACATGCCTCACTGCAGTCGCCCTTACGGTAAAGTGGGAGAGATTGAAGGCAGACTAGCGGTTGCAGGTCCAGGTTCGGACGGTAAGCTGCACGTTCTCACTAAAAATCAGGATAGGTGGGACACGTTTACGCGAGACAGTGGTATCATCACTAGCGTAGTGTGCCATCAagatgtctgtctggtgttAGTAAATGACAAAAGGAAACATCAGTTGGTCGTTGAACAATTTTGTTTGACTGGAAGCAACAAATGCATATGGTGTCCACTCACAGTTCTACCAAATGAACTTCAGTTGTTGCATAATGTATCCTTTGCTCTTCATGATAACTCACTGTACGCTGTGGGTGGAAAAAATTCTAAGACAGGAGAGAAAGTGAGCACAGTACGTGTGTATGACCTTCAGAGCAGTCACTGGTCGGAGTTGGATGACATGCACAAAAAGCGTTCTGATTGTTCTACTGTTGTCACAGACAACACAATCATTGTAGCAGGAGGATTCACTGATGGAGACCATAGCAGTAATGCTGTGGAATGTGTAGATGTCCGCATGTCTAAGAGAATATCAATGACATCCACAACAAACCATCGTTGTACATTGACAGCAGTTAATAACAAGCCTGTGGTCACTGGAGGAGAGAAAGACAGATCACCTTCCAATGTCGTTGAAATTTATGAAAAGCGATGTAGCAAATGGCGTCCTCTTCCACCCATGAAAAGTAAACGACGGGGACATGGTGCCCTAACTATGAATGAAGACCTCATTGCAGTAGGAGGACTGGATAAACATGAGGGAAATCTAACCACAATAGAAAGTATCCATTGCGACTAA
- the LOC134178411 gene encoding uncharacterized protein LOC134178411 produces the protein MEPDVSSKSKNGFCSWWALCCVGQRTRYNVLVDSSEGEDSSSETCTNRDMSDVTTRDQPSKKFRGEAVSSAETGKLAKELEEVKSRLTIAERRIDELGKSLVQQKRRMIVESAGDTEAANLKEMRLLLIYGNCHHTVAVKLSETLQSRQSGQVTVIPYKDIQFAKEASYSNYLVIFLLGVENRFIPGSLDENFKTVNKLTSYTPVFMPIVVEGGLAPRIECPVGMKMVTVETIRYNITSMELSMSETDFSTLIRILTEQL, from the exons ATGGAACCAGACGTCAGTTCAAAAAGCAAGAACGGGTTTTGCAGTTGGTGGGCGCTCTGTTGTGTTGGACAGAGAACTAGATACAACGTCCTGGTGGATTCCTCAGAGGGTGAAGACAGCTCTAGTGAAACATGTACAAATAGGGACATGTCGGATGTCACTACTCG AGACCAACCTAGTAAGAAATTTCGAGGAGAAGCAGTATCTTCTGCAGAAACCGGGAAG CTTGCCAAAGAGTTAGAAGAAGTAAAGAGTAGACTGACAATTGCAGAAAGACGAATAGATGAGTTGGGAAAATCACTTGTTCAACAGAAGAGAAGAATGATCGTTGAAAGTGCAGGAG ATACAGAAGCTGCAAATCTAAAGGAGatgagactattgctaatttACGGGAACTGCCATCATACCGTTGCCGTGAAATTATCTGAAACTCTGCAATCAAGACAAA GTGGTCAAGTGACCGTCATACCATATAAAGACATACAATTTGCTAAAGAGGCATCCTATTCAAACTACCTGGTCATATTTCTTCTGGGAGTAGAAAATCGGTTCATTCCTGGATCACTAGATGAAAACTTCAAAACTGTCAACAAACTGA CTTCTTACACTCCAGTGTTCATGCCTATTGTTGTTGAGGGTGGTCTAGCACCAAGAATAGAATGTCCAGTTGGAATGAAAATGGTAACAGTTGAAACTATACGTTACAACATTACATCAATGGAATTATCAATGTCAGAAACTGACTTTTCCACATTGATTAGAATACTAACAGAGCAGTTGTAA
- the LOC134178412 gene encoding uncharacterized protein LOC134178412, protein MKVFRRLFCCCSPRREHGVGNASDSEEIDMTETRFHKSSGDAAADCCTKHCEDKAISSSELTTLAKELEEVKSRLTIAERRIDELEKSLVQQKRGMIVESAEDTEATDLKEMKILLIYQNCHHAVAVNLSENLQSRQSGQVTVIPYKDIQLAKEASYLNYLVIFLLGVENRFIPGSLDENFKTVNKLTSYTPVFMPIVVEGGLAPRIECPVGMKMVTVETIRYNITSMELSMSETDFSTLIRILTEQL, encoded by the exons ATGAAGGTATTTCGAAGGTTGTTTTGCTGCTGTTCACCCCGAAGAGAACACGGTGTAGGGAACGCGTCAGATAGTGAAGAAATTGACATGACAGAAACAAGATTCCACAAGTCAAGTGGCGATGCGGCTGC GGACTGTTGTACTAAACACTGTGAAGATAAAGCAATATCTTCTTCCGAACTTACTACA CTTGCCAAAGAGTTAGAAGAAGTAAAGAGTAGACTGACAATTGCAGAAAGACGGATAGATGAGTTGGAAAAGTCACTTGTTCAACAGAAGAGAGGAATGATTGTTGAAAGTGCAGAAG ATACAGAAGCTACAGATTTAAAGGAAATGAAAATATTGCTAATTTACCAGAACTGCCATCATGCTGTTGCCGTGAATTTATCTGAAAATCTACAATCAAGACAAA GTGGCCAAGTGACCGTCATACCATATAAAGACATACAATTAGCTAAAGAGGCATCCTATTTAAACTACCTGGTCATATTTCTTCTGGGAGTAGAAAATCGGTTCATTCCTGGATCACTAGATGAAAACTTCAAAACTGTCAACAAACTGA CTTCTTACACTCCAGTGTTCATGCCTATTGTTGTTGAGGGTGGTCTAGCCCCAAGAATAGAATGTCCAGTTGGAATGAAAATGGTAACAGTTGAAACTATACGTTACAACATTACATCAATGGAATTATCAATGTCAGAAACTGACTTTTCCACATTGATTAGAATACTAACAGAGCAGTTGTAA